A genomic region of Alistipes megaguti contains the following coding sequences:
- a CDS encoding fumarylacetoacetate hydrolase family protein — protein MKIICIGRNYRAHAEELHHTTGLAESGAEPLWFMKPDTALLRNNDPFYIPHFSQEVHYECELVVRINRVGRAISERFAHRYYDEVGLGIDFTARDLQREAIAQGLPWERCKAFDHSAALSPQFLPLAELGGNVQQLHFTLDIDGERRQTGSTAEMIFTVDRLIAAVSQYVTLRMGDLLFTGTPAGVGPVYPGNNLRASLEGHELLNFDIR, from the coding sequence ATGAAGATCATCTGCATCGGACGCAACTACCGGGCCCACGCCGAAGAGCTGCACCACACGACCGGTCTGGCCGAAAGCGGCGCCGAGCCCCTCTGGTTCATGAAACCCGACACGGCGCTGCTGCGCAACAACGACCCCTTCTACATTCCGCACTTCTCGCAGGAGGTGCACTACGAATGCGAGCTGGTCGTGCGCATCAACCGCGTCGGACGGGCCATCTCCGAGCGATTCGCCCACCGCTACTACGACGAGGTGGGGCTCGGCATCGACTTCACGGCCCGCGACCTGCAGCGTGAAGCTATCGCCCAGGGGCTTCCCTGGGAGCGCTGCAAGGCCTTCGACCACTCGGCGGCCCTCTCGCCGCAATTCCTGCCGCTCGCCGAACTGGGCGGCAACGTGCAGCAGCTGCACTTCACGCTCGACATCGATGGAGAGCGCCGCCAGACGGGCTCGACCGCCGAGATGATCTTCACGGTCGACCGGCTGATCGCCGCCGTCTCGCAGTATGTCACGCTGCGCATGGGCGATCTGCTCTTCACCGGAACGCCGGCCGGGGTCGGTCCCGTCTACCCCGGCAACAACCTTCGGGCCTCGCTCGAGGGGCACGAACTGCTCAACTTCGACATCCGGTAG